One genomic window of Arachis stenosperma cultivar V10309 chromosome 10, arast.V10309.gnm1.PFL2, whole genome shotgun sequence includes the following:
- the LOC130954154 gene encoding spermidine coumaroyl-CoA acyltransferase: MEEAASNTIKISQRTLIFPSRTPFSQNHALPLSPLDNDPNLRLTFRYLRLYISSQPDPYSLISSSLSQALLHYYPLAGTLRYRLHDNRLENWCAAGQGVPLIRATAADISLESVNYLDDPDFSFVEQLVPDPGPDEGMEHPCMLQITVFGCGGFTLGAAMHHALNDGMGGSLFFSAVAELARGSSRISVEPVWNREVLLGARNPPRVESALVGEFLSLEKGVLPYQADAGDVVRECFHVQEESLEAFRRSLFEQSGLKFTTFEVLAAYVWRSKVRASEMKDNEKVKLAYSVNIRRVVKPALPDGYWGNGCVPMYVEVSVKDLIERPIWETAELIKKSKSNVSDEYVRSFIDFQAVHYGDGITAGNRVTGFTDWRHLGHSSVDFGSGGPVTVLPLGRNLLGSVHPCFFLPYSTATKKEGFKVLVTLPQPALPAFREDMHVFSP, encoded by the exons ATGGAAGAAGCTGCTTCAAACACCATCAAAATCTCCCAACGCACTCTCATCTTCCCTTCTCGCACTCCCTTCTCCCAAAACCACGCCCTCCCTCTCTCCCCCCTCGACAACGACCCCAACCTCCGCCTCACTTTCCGCTACCTCCGCCTCTACATTTCCTCCCAACCCGACCCCTACTCCCTCATCTCCTCCTCCCTCTCCCAAGCTCTTCTTCACTACTACCCACTCGCCGGCACGCTTCGCTACCGTCTACATGACAACCGCCTCGAGAACTGGTGCGCTGCCGGTCAGGGAGTTCCCCTCATTCGCGCCACCGCCGCAGACATCTCCCTCGAATCGGTAAACTACCTCGACGACCCGGATTTCAGCTTCGTTGAGCAGTTAGTACCCGACCCGGGACCCGATGAGGGGATGGAGCACCCCTGCATGCTCCAAATAACGGTGTTTGGGTGCGGTGGGTTCACGCTGGGTGCTGCCATGCACCACGCGCTTAACGACGGTATGGGCGGGAGCTTGTTCTTCAGTGCGGTGGCCGAGTTGGCTCGCGGGTCGAGTCGGATATCGGTTGAACCGGTTTGGAACCGTGAGGTATTGTTGGGAGCGAGGAACCCGCCCCGGGTGGAGTCAGCGTTGGTAGGAGAGTTTCTGAGTTTGGAGAAGGGGGTTTTGCCGTACCAAGCGGACGCCGGTGATGTTGTGAGGGAGTGCTTCCACGTTCAGGAGGAGTCCTTGGAAGCGTTCAGGAGATCATTGTTTGAACAATCCGGTCTCAAATTCACCACTTTTGAGGTTCTTGCTGCTTACGTTTGGAGGTCCAA GGTTAGGGCGTCGGAAATGAAGGACAATGAGAAGGTTAAGTTGGCATACTCGGTTAACATACGAAGAGTGGTAAAGCCAGCACTGCCAGATGGGTATTGGGGAAACGGTTGCGTTCCAATGTATGTTGAGGTGAGTGTGAAGGATTTAATAGAGAGGCCCATTTGGGAAACAGCGGAGCTAATCAAGAAGAGCAAGAGCAACGTGAGTGATGAGTATGTTCGGTCATTCATCGATTTTCAGGCAGTGCATTATGGGGATGGGATCACGGCAGGGAACAGGGTTACTGGGTTCACCGATTGGAGACATTTGGGCCACTCGTCTGTGGACTTTGGATCCGGAGGCCCAGTTACTGTTTTGCCACTTGGCAGGAACCTCCTTGGAAGTGTTCACCCTTGCTTTTTCTTGCCTTATTCAACTGCCACTAAGAAGGAGGGTTTCAAGGTTTTGGTCACTCTGCCTCAACCTGCTTTGCCTGCTTTTCGAGAGGATATGCACGTTTTTTCCCCCTAG